One Fuerstiella marisgermanici DNA window includes the following coding sequences:
- a CDS encoding RNA polymerase sigma factor — MHCENRPTPEKIKDLLIEIFNENWHRLVHRALRRIDDHNTASDVVQAAFTATLKAIDDGQIHHCDRARLGGFIGKVVDNEAISYLRWRNRQYVAETGFDGQQLSELAIAQETDDLDKNSHSRLKVAIRRLSNADRDLLHRIYSEGLTRAAITELTGLSTTTITNRHKESLARLAVEIGRVTRSN; from the coding sequence ATGCACTGCGAAAACCGACCAACACCTGAGAAAATCAAAGATCTCCTGATCGAAATATTCAATGAAAACTGGCACAGGCTGGTACACCGTGCGTTGCGCAGAATCGACGACCACAACACTGCCTCTGATGTCGTGCAGGCGGCATTTACTGCGACATTGAAGGCGATTGATGACGGTCAAATTCACCATTGTGACCGGGCCAGACTTGGCGGATTCATAGGCAAGGTTGTTGACAACGAAGCCATTAGCTACCTGCGTTGGCGCAATCGGCAATATGTTGCCGAAACGGGCTTCGACGGACAGCAGCTTTCAGAGCTCGCAATCGCTCAAGAGACTGACGACCTCGACAAGAATTCCCATAGCCGCCTCAAAGTCGCCATCCGCCGATTGTCGAATGCCGACCGCGACCTGTTGCATCGAATCTACTCCGAAGGTCTTACAAGAGCGGCCATTACTGAGCTCACCGGACTCTCGACGACAACTATCACAAATCGTCACAAGGAATCGCTTGCTCGACTTGCGGTCGAAATCGGCAGAGTCACTCGAAGCAATTGA
- a CDS encoding type IV secretion system DNA-binding domain-containing protein, whose translation MFNRFWNWKRQHLPTLTKLGLETPQSLTSHIWLTGGSGSGKSSLLELIMHDVLDMGVSCMWFGVKSDEADAAVRIISESHQRDRLIRLVPGKFTFNVAAYELGRKGGSPATLMRLIERLSEMVSRTDGGGDSAAFWKGLFNGAIEFAATLGSLAYKENVTLENIYDIAMTCPASLSQIQAETFRESPFFQLLQRAEAGIQTPGDRQAYKQAVAFFLQRVPTIGEKARGAMTTSVANVLAPLLRSPFYETLCSPTSSFNPEMPLDGYCVVIDFPVLVWGDAALLLQNLLSMLTMEAALRRPNREQITAFVKDEYQMLCASPEFDCMALSVARSHGIACLAATQSVPLLRVAMGGDGPGEQRALGLLGNFNTQLTLANQCTETNRFFSESWGQHREDFVSVSENKQEEELDLLNMLLGNDRLLFSVGQQLAPRCSPAAFLDLRRGGPENKFIVDAFLTQGGRTFGPDNSPFTKASFKQRRRKA comes from the coding sequence ATGTTCAATCGGTTTTGGAATTGGAAACGGCAGCACCTACCGACGCTGACAAAACTGGGCCTGGAAACGCCTCAGTCGCTTACATCCCATATCTGGCTCACGGGTGGGTCCGGCAGCGGTAAGAGTTCGTTGCTGGAACTCATCATGCACGACGTTCTCGACATGGGCGTCTCATGCATGTGGTTTGGGGTTAAGTCAGACGAAGCGGATGCCGCTGTTCGGATCATCTCTGAGTCTCACCAGCGAGACCGGCTGATTCGGCTCGTTCCTGGCAAATTCACGTTCAACGTGGCGGCATACGAACTCGGTCGCAAAGGCGGTAGCCCAGCAACGCTCATGCGTTTGATTGAGCGTTTGTCCGAGATGGTGTCACGCACCGACGGCGGTGGTGATTCGGCAGCATTTTGGAAAGGCCTTTTCAACGGCGCTATAGAATTTGCCGCGACTCTCGGATCACTTGCCTACAAAGAAAACGTGACACTGGAAAACATCTACGACATTGCAATGACGTGCCCGGCCTCATTGTCTCAGATTCAGGCAGAAACCTTTCGAGAATCGCCTTTCTTCCAACTGTTGCAACGGGCAGAAGCAGGGATCCAAACTCCCGGTGACCGACAAGCATACAAGCAGGCCGTCGCATTTTTTCTGCAGCGTGTTCCCACGATCGGCGAAAAGGCGCGCGGGGCGATGACGACTTCGGTAGCCAACGTGCTTGCTCCGCTGCTTCGTTCTCCGTTTTACGAAACACTCTGCTCGCCGACATCTTCGTTCAATCCTGAAATGCCGCTCGACGGATATTGCGTCGTAATCGATTTTCCGGTTCTCGTCTGGGGCGACGCAGCGTTATTACTACAGAACCTCCTTTCGATGTTGACGATGGAAGCCGCACTGCGGCGTCCCAACCGGGAACAGATTACGGCGTTCGTCAAAGACGAATATCAGATGCTCTGTGCTTCACCTGAGTTTGATTGCATGGCATTGTCTGTGGCCCGGTCACATGGCATCGCCTGCCTTGCTGCGACTCAGTCAGTGCCACTATTGCGAGTTGCGATGGGCGGTGATGGTCCCGGTGAGCAACGCGCTCTGGGCCTACTTGGAAATTTCAATACGCAATTGACGCTCGCAAATCAATGTACGGAAACCAACCGATTCTTCAGCGAGAGCTGGGGGCAGCATCGCGAAGATTTTGTGAGCGTGAGTGAGAACAAGCAGGAAGAAGAACTCGACCTGTTGAATATGTTGCTCGGCAACGACCGATTGCTGTTCAGTGTTGGGCAGCAACTCGCCCCGCGTTGCTCTCCCGCCGCCTTCCTGGATCTCAGGCGAGGTGGTCCGGAAAACAAGTTCATCGTCGACGCCTTTCTCACGCAAGGCGGCAGAACGTTCGGGCCAGACAATAGTCCATTCACCAAGGCTTCCTTCAAACAAAGGCGACGCAAAGCATGA
- a CDS encoding ParB/RepB/Spo0J family partition protein, with protein MPKPNLGRFVVQQIEIQRVRRMRTARPLDEAHVAVLCDSIKRNGLLQPIGVSPDGEHFVVVTGNHRFAAVSRLGIKVIDAVILPEGMTENQLLVQSLHENHVRKAESAEAMLCRIQALAEYEKCTLPEAAKLAGVSPGTLSKIQKIVNSLSPAALELVRKHKIGSAISYEVARLAKNEQQQLEWLEDYVAGKKSREQIKLAATQSSTSKPKKLRINVTVDDVVVKATLPAELGYAGLCQALATLRSKIALQEKREIGFHLLPEVLKGQ; from the coding sequence ATGCCGAAGCCAAACCTTGGCCGTTTTGTCGTTCAACAAATTGAAATTCAACGCGTACGCCGTATGCGAACGGCTCGTCCGCTTGACGAAGCCCATGTCGCAGTCTTGTGCGACAGCATCAAACGCAATGGTCTGTTGCAACCGATAGGTGTTTCGCCAGACGGCGAGCACTTTGTGGTCGTTACCGGCAATCATAGGTTTGCCGCCGTTTCTCGGTTAGGGATCAAGGTTATTGACGCTGTCATCCTGCCTGAGGGCATGACGGAAAACCAATTGCTAGTCCAGTCACTTCATGAGAATCACGTCAGGAAGGCTGAGTCCGCAGAAGCGATGCTTTGTCGGATTCAAGCTCTGGCTGAATACGAAAAATGCACCCTACCTGAGGCCGCGAAGCTCGCTGGTGTTTCGCCGGGCACCCTCAGCAAGATTCAAAAGATTGTGAATTCGCTCAGTCCGGCGGCACTTGAATTGGTCCGAAAGCACAAGATCGGTAGTGCCATTTCGTATGAGGTCGCGAGGCTAGCGAAGAACGAACAGCAGCAGCTTGAGTGGCTGGAGGACTATGTCGCAGGGAAGAAGAGCCGAGAACAAATCAAACTGGCAGCGACGCAAAGTTCAACGTCAAAGCCTAAGAAACTTCGGATTAACGTCACAGTCGATGACGTCGTTGTGAAAGCGACGTTGCCAGCGGAACTCGGATATGCCGGACTCTGTCAGGCGCTGGCAACGTTGCGCAGCAAGATCGCGCTACAGGAGAAGCGCGAAATCGGATTTCACCTGCTACCCGAAGTCCTGAAGGGGCAGTGA